Proteins from one Rosa chinensis cultivar Old Blush chromosome 7, RchiOBHm-V2, whole genome shotgun sequence genomic window:
- the LOC112178744 gene encoding glucose-6-phosphate isomerase 1, chloroplastic isoform X2, translated as MRVKNNPAALLALCWYWATDGLGSKDMVVLPYRDSLLLFSRYLQQLVMESIGKEFDLDGNQVNQRLTVYGNKGSTDQHAYIQQLRDGVHNFFVTFIEVLRDRPPGHDWELEPGVTCGDYLFGMLQGTRSALYSNDRESITVSVEEVTPRSVGALIALYERAVGIYASLVNINAYHQPAVKSLLSH; from the exons ATGAGG GTTAAGAATAATCCTGCCGCCTTGCTTGCTTTATGCTGGTATTGGGCTACTGATGGATTGGGATCCAAG GATATGGTTGTTCTTCCTTACAGGGACAGCCTATTATTATTTAGTCGGTATTTGCAGCAGTTGGTCATGGAATCTATTGGGAAAGAATTTGACCTTGATGGTAATCAG GTGAATCAAAGACTTACAGTGTACGGAAACAAAGGGAGCACGGATCAGCATGC ATACATCCAACAACTGAGAGATGGCGTGCACAATTTCTTTGTGACATTCATTGAAGTACTACGAGATAGGCCTCCTGGTCATGATTGGGAGCTTGAACCAGGTGTCACATGTGGTGACTATCTATTTGGAATGCTACAG GGAACACGATCGGCTCTTTATTCTAATGACCGAGAGTCGATTACGGTTTCTGTGGAAGAAGTGACACCTAGATCTGTAGGTGCTCTTATAGCACTTTATGAGAGAGCGGTTGGGATTTATGCCTCACTTGTCAACATTAATGCTTACCATCAACCTG CTGTAAAGAGCCTGTTGAGCCATTGA
- the LOC112178744 gene encoding glucose-6-phosphate isomerase 1, chloroplastic isoform X1 — MFDWVGGRTSEMSAVGLLPAALQGIDIKEMLAGGKLMDEANRTTVVKNNPAALLALCWYWATDGLGSKDMVVLPYRDSLLLFSRYLQQLVMESIGKEFDLDGNQVNQRLTVYGNKGSTDQHAYIQQLRDGVHNFFVTFIEVLRDRPPGHDWELEPGVTCGDYLFGMLQGTRSALYSNDRESITVSVEEVTPRSVGALIALYERAVGIYASLVNINAYHQPAVKSLLSH; from the exons ATGTTTGACTGGGTTGGTGGAAGAACATCTGAGATGTCTGCAGTTGGTCTTCTTCCAGCAGCGCTTCAG GGAATTGACATTAAAGAAATGCTCGCTGGTGGAAAGTTGATGGATGAGGCTAATAGAACCACTGTG GTTAAGAATAATCCTGCCGCCTTGCTTGCTTTATGCTGGTATTGGGCTACTGATGGATTGGGATCCAAG GATATGGTTGTTCTTCCTTACAGGGACAGCCTATTATTATTTAGTCGGTATTTGCAGCAGTTGGTCATGGAATCTATTGGGAAAGAATTTGACCTTGATGGTAATCAG GTGAATCAAAGACTTACAGTGTACGGAAACAAAGGGAGCACGGATCAGCATGC ATACATCCAACAACTGAGAGATGGCGTGCACAATTTCTTTGTGACATTCATTGAAGTACTACGAGATAGGCCTCCTGGTCATGATTGGGAGCTTGAACCAGGTGTCACATGTGGTGACTATCTATTTGGAATGCTACAG GGAACACGATCGGCTCTTTATTCTAATGACCGAGAGTCGATTACGGTTTCTGTGGAAGAAGTGACACCTAGATCTGTAGGTGCTCTTATAGCACTTTATGAGAGAGCGGTTGGGATTTATGCCTCACTTGTCAACATTAATGCTTACCATCAACCTG CTGTAAAGAGCCTGTTGAGCCATTGA